Below is a genomic region from Osmia bicornis bicornis chromosome 3, iOsmBic2.1, whole genome shotgun sequence.
atttttttttttttttttttttttttttttttctggctttgttcaccgattacgccgaggcggatggaccaatcggaacgaaaccttttgcatcttgtaggatatgtcttccgattggtcccgttgaaaaaacattttgcattttttcattccgaacgctttttattgcaaaaaaacgtgctatttcatgtacgtgcagTATACGTTCGcagattactccgaggcgaatggaccaatcggaatgaaactttatgcgtcttgtacagtacaactccccattggtcccgtaaaacaaatattttgcatttttttattcccaacgacttttttttctaaatgtacgttcactgattactccgagacggatggaccaatcggaatgaaatcttttgcgtcttgtaggatatgttttcccattggtcccgttgtaaaaacatttcgcatttttttattccgaacggttttcattattgcaaaataaaaacgggaagtttgtaatctcaacataaaatgacttcaatgatcctttaatatattgtcgggagcatgattctgaacaactttttcattatgcataattaacggaaacctttagttttcgagatattcgtgaaaaactattgttattttttctgcctttgttcgccgattattccgagacggatggaccaattggaacgaaaccttttgcgtcttctaaagtatgtcccccgattggtcccgttaaaaaaacattctatattttttcattccgaacggtttttattgcaaaaaacgtactatttcatgtacgtgcggtgtatgttcaccgattattctgatatggatggatcaattggaatgaaactttttgcatcttgtacagtacaattccccattggtcccgtaaaaaaaatattttgcatttttttatttctaacgacctttttttgtaaatgtgcgttcgctgattactccgagacggatggaccaatcggaatgaaatcttttgcgtcttgtaggatatgtcttccgattgttcccattataaaaacatttcgcatttttttatttcgaacggttttcattattgcaaaatacgttctggttcaaggaatgcaccgattgcgatgaaagatttcacatttcgtagatcattccacgatgattccatttcccaaaatttatttaacttcttattgttaataactattgttattataataaaaagcctattctttagggttaccctccaaggaatataccgatcgcgatttttcaaacttgtccctgcaagtaaacttcgaatactgctcgttccactaaaaagtgtgaaataaaataatttttaacaaaaaaaaaaaatccgacttcaaaatgcactaaaaagtataaaataatttccatttcatttatatctgtattccacagctattaatacaatctacttaatcattaaataggatactaaatatatttcaaagttttcggaggcggcgcaaaattaaaaatacccgaacaaacggtgctgccaataacgatttgattgtggtatggcaaacttggtaattaataagtcgtaagagcaaaattataggtccggttgaaaacatttgtaattgtaacgattgtatgagaaattgtcagcactcctgatggacatgcactatactgcagtttacaagagaccatacttaactcgtgccgctcactaggtctagagagatttttaatgacgtgtgttattcccctctccagcttgcttcttattataccttgcgatcatataaatggtgggcagaaatatatgacgtacgataattgaaaagcggtgatgatattgtaaagtttcacgatgcaatgaaaattctattattttccggaaaaaaatgatgtgaacgcaaagttagaagcaagctgtaaaggggaatcacacgcactattaaaaatttccctagacctcagtaggtcactagctgcgcgacttaagtgcggtcactcgtgaactgcagtatagttaattcgtaatgggtatattgattcccactgaatattgtttacttgaaattatcaaatgggtcatttgtcactggttgccgacacctgaactaggatcttcccagtagaggaaaagtttttaattttgcgccgcctccgaaaactttgaaatatatttagtatcctatttaatgattaagtagattgtattaatagctgtggaatacagatataaatgaaatggaaattattttatactttttagtgcattttgaagtcggattttttttttttgttaaaaattattttatcatatcGAAATTTGCAGGGAGATACATCAACTTTTGAACggaaaaattaacaaaaaagccccattttttaatatattatttgaacaaatgtgaatttttgaaattcatttccaTATTTGGATTcctcataaaaaaataaataacctTGCAATTTACACCATCCCTCTAGCTCTGCtggtttccgagatattcgacCAAATATGATTCTCACCCTCCACTTTGGGGGCCACTTTCACCCCCTTAACATGAGCAGACGTGTAGTTGGCAGCTACAAAAAAATAcgtatcaaatattttttcaagatctatattatacataactttcatcaaaatcggaaaTTGTCACTTCGAGATACAGTCGAGTAATGTCTTTCACATTGCCCATACTGACGGACGCCTCACATTGTCCCTACGCTGTTTCTACGCTTATGTATACGTCACTTCTGCGCCTATGTTATCTCGATGGAAGTCAAGCGTGTGATGTATGTAATGTGACGCGCGACGCGGTCCTTTTGATGAGAGTTCGAGTCttagtaatttataataaagcaataactttaaaattaattaatcttcaaCACAAGTGATTTCGAAAACCGAAGTGCTCTATCACCCTCAGTTGTAGTTTGGGGGGAAACTTACCTATTGCGCGgaaactaatttttttttgctattattattattgctggACTTCGATGAAGGACAACAAAGATATAACGTACAAACGTCAAGCAAGACGAAAACATTTTTAAGTTCGTTTACTGCAGGTAATTCTTTATCttatacattttattctttctatatcataaacaaatttcaaaactgtCTTCAATCGAGTGTCGATTGATAAAGTCGTAATGCTCGTCaatagattttttaattttaaattaaagtattttatcattttattgttggtatctaacaataataatgaataacaacaaaagagaaataataattatgaaataataataatagcaaaaaaaatcaaacattatagatataaaaggtgaatgtatattaaaccTCACTATTAGTGTTGATTATGCGTAGCTACGGCACTGACTAGGCGAAGAGAGCAAGCTATGGCCGCCTGGCGGCAAAACACCGTGCGCGCGTCACCGGCagatattttttcgatttactCGAATTGCATACTGCTCCAATACTTACCCCatatagtttcttcttcggaAATGTCTACAGAATTCGGTACTGTATAGAGAATTCGCGCTAGataaaaaacttttcttaaaaatacaaaagtaatACGTAGGAAATACGTGCGCCGgctattttttaaactttcatcgaCATTTACATCTATTCAGAaccatgtaatataataactatataCATCAATGTATTCGGGAAACTCTCCTCTATCTTATGAGATCAATGCGAATGTTCTAGCGTTTTTAGTTTCCGTGTAATAGGTCATTTTCCCCCCAAACTACATGTTTTTACAAAAACTCGTGTTTTTCGAAAACTGAGGGTGATAGAGCAATTCGGTTTTCGGATTCGTGTTCAGGACGAGAAGCTCTACAACAATCACCCAGTGGCTATTGGAAAACAAAATTCGTGTTGCACAGTGTTATTTGTTATTTGCGTATATCATGGGTAGTTCTGTACCGCACAAGATACATATGTTAAgtacataataataattttgttttcgTAATGTCTGCATGTCTCAATGCCAGCCTTTGTTAGACATTACGCGAAATGCAGAGAAAATAAGATCTGACTATCATTAATAAATGCGTATCTCACAGAAATAGCCGCTCGTATGCCTATacatgtacactcagtcccatcgaagttatcgcagtgaagttggcgcgcttgaatgcgttagcgcgccaacttcactgcgacagcttcgatgggactgagtgtacaatACAATCTTGTGCGGCTGTATCCCGGCGGATTCGAGCGTTCTGcgtattatataaaaatttacaaaactgtAACAGGCAAATCTATCATATTATATATCAATGAattcagaaaaaaatgttgattcttttttgtcataatgtaaattttggtatctcttaaaataatgtaacaataaatttttttgttataaacaaagcACTTTTTACAAAATCTGTAACCACCTTTTGTTTTACCTCAAGAATCCATGAATCTTTTCCTTAAGAAGTTTTCTTATATCTTtgatagttttcgagataccaTTTTTCTGCTGAAACTTGAAGGGGTGGTTTTACCCCCTTAACTTGCGATTGGGCCGCTATAAAAAATACGTGTCTTTTATTTTCACCTGCTTAATATATCCACtgagtttcattgaaatcggaGACGGACAGTTCGGTATGGTTCCTTGTTAGACAGATTAGAAATTACTAATGTATAAGTAAATATGTTGTCACTtactttttattcattattctttGTTTAAGAAAAATATCTTCAGGCTCTGTACCGCATATTGTATATGTAGTGGTGCTTTGTCACTATGAACACTTAAGCGACTAAATATGTCGCGTAAATCGTCAACTGTATCGTTGTCCTCCTCGAACATCGTTTCGGGTGGTTTCTCCTGGGGTTCGTTTAAAACATCTTCATGTTCCTGCTGGTCTGCACTTTTACCTTCTAATTCCTGGCAGGTGGATAAAAAATCTGCAACCTGTTGTTCTGAACAGTCTTTTCCCGTAATGGCACTTATCATATCCTGCCAATCAGATTCTAAAGGTGGAGGTTGGACAGCAGCAACAGGTTCAAGAATTTGATTCCACGCATTTCTTAAATTTGTTTGCGTTACTGCTGACCATGCTTGAGTTAAAATatcaatacaattttttaaagtatattctttataaaattcatgTACTCCACCATCATATGTTAACACGCGTTGGAGCAGTTTATGGCAGAAAGCTCGTTTAGTTTTTTCTATAACTCCCTGATCCATTGGTTGGATCAAGGATGTTGTATTGGGtggtaaaaatattatttcaaacttcTCGTCTTTTAAATTTCCTGCTGGTAATTTATGCGCTTCGCAATTGTCAACAAATAATATCACTCTTCCTGTTATACCTCGTTCCTCTTGAAATTGGTTTACGGAGggtttaaaatgattttcaaaccaatctgaaaatattgatctgctcaTCTACGCATTGGGTTGTGATTTGAAAATCACGGGCAAAGGGACCTCGTGTCTTAAAGCCCTTGGgtttttatatttgtaaattacAAGTCGCATCATTTTGTGTGTGCCGAGTACATTTGCACATAGTGCGATTGTAATCctatcttttttaattttatatccgCTGATACGGTTTTCTTCCTCTCCTGCCAACGTCTTTGTTAGTAGCATCTTCCATACCAATCCACTTTCGTCCATGTTGCATATGTTCTCCAAATTTATATCGTCATCGtttattagttttttaaaattgtttacaAATGTTGTTGCTCCATCTTTGTCAGCACTCGCCTTCTCTCCATACAAGCGTACCAAACGTATGCCATGACGTTTTTTGAATTTAGATAGCCATCCACGGTTTAGTTTGAAACGCGAACATGATggcaaattttcttttaattcacTGGCTTTTTCTAATAGCAACGCGTCCGTTAATCGATCGCCAATGGTCCTCCGTTCAATAAACCATGCTAAAAGGCATTTGTCCAATTTATCGTATACCGGATCTATTAATTTCTGTCGCTGTCTTTTACGCTTTGTTTTATCTGTAAAACTACTAATTTGTATCCTATTCTTCTTAATTCGACGAATTGTTTTGGCGTCGACACCATACTTTTTTCCAATTTCCGATATCGTGAGTGCCGTATCTTGCAGATCTTTTAAAACGTCCAAGCGTTGTTGCATATTCAAAACTGTGTATTTCTTCCTAGTCGCCATGATGTTGACACAAAACTATTGCTAATATCTTATCACCGAAATATCCCTAATGTCACAATAGTGTACCAATACAACTAAATTAACACTAATTTGTCACAATAGTGTACCAATACAACTAAATTAACACTAATTTGTCACAAAAGTGTACCAATATAACTAAAATATCATTTGCTTCGAAACACTTTAATTGCACGAACTGCTCACGATAAATTGCGGCGAC
It encodes:
- the LOC114882028 gene encoding jerky protein homolog-like; this translates as MATRKKYTVLNMQQRLDVLKDLQDTALTISEIGKKYGVDAKTIRRIKKNRIQISSFTDKTKRKRQRQKLIDPVYDKLDKCLLAWFIERRTIGDRLTDALLLEKASELKENLPSCSRFKLNRGWLSKFKKRHGIRLVRLYGEKASADKDGATTFVNNFKKLINDDDINLENICNMDESGLVWKMLLTKTLAGEEENHWFENHFKPSVNQFQEERGITGRVILFVDNCEAHKLPAGNLKDEKFEIIFLPPNTTSLIQPMDQGVIEKTKRAFCHKLLQRVLTYDGGVHEFYKEYTLKNCIDILTQAWSAVTQTNLRNAWNQILEPVAAVQPPPLESDWQDMISAITGKDCSEQQVADFLSTCQELEGKSADQQEHEDVLNEPQEKPPETMFEEDNDTVDDLRDIFSRLSVHSDKAPLHIQYAVQSLKIFFLNKE